In a single window of the Flavivirga spongiicola genome:
- the pheS gene encoding phenylalanine--tRNA ligase subunit alpha, with product MIDKIKELIAEAETFKTQSKEEVEAFRIKYLGKKGLLNDFFAEFKNVANDQKKEFGQTINKLKKTAEDKVNALKEELESKEEVIGVYGDLSRPGEPIQIGARHPISIVKNQIIDIFSRIGFNVSEGPEIEDDWHNFTALNLPEYHPARDMQDTFFIQTNPDILLRTHTSSVQVRYMENNAPPIRTISPGRVYRNEAISARSHCFFHQVEGLYIDKDVSFADLKQTLQHFTTEMFGKSKIRLRPSYFPFTEPSAEIDVYWGLETETDYKITKGTGWLEIGGCGMVDPNVLENCKIDSTEYSGFAFGVGIDRIAMLLHQIGDIRLLSENDVRFLEQFKSAL from the coding sequence ATGATAGATAAAATAAAAGAACTCATTGCTGAAGCTGAAACCTTTAAAACACAATCTAAAGAAGAAGTAGAAGCATTCCGTATAAAATATTTAGGTAAAAAAGGATTACTAAATGACTTTTTTGCTGAGTTTAAAAATGTAGCTAACGACCAGAAAAAGGAATTTGGTCAAACTATTAATAAACTTAAAAAAACAGCCGAAGATAAGGTAAACGCTTTAAAAGAAGAGCTAGAAAGTAAAGAAGAAGTCATAGGTGTTTACGGGGATTTATCACGTCCAGGAGAACCTATTCAAATTGGTGCGCGCCACCCTATTTCGATTGTGAAAAATCAAATTATCGATATCTTTTCTCGTATAGGTTTTAACGTTAGTGAAGGACCAGAAATAGAAGATGATTGGCATAATTTTACAGCCTTAAACTTGCCAGAGTATCATCCCGCACGCGATATGCAGGATACATTTTTTATTCAAACAAATCCAGATATCTTGTTGCGTACACACACCAGTTCTGTGCAAGTACGTTATATGGAAAATAACGCACCGCCAATACGTACTATTTCACCAGGTAGAGTATATAGAAATGAAGCCATTTCGGCACGATCACATTGTTTTTTCCATCAGGTGGAAGGTTTGTATATAGATAAAGATGTGAGTTTTGCTGATTTAAAACAAACACTTCAGCATTTTACAACCGAAATGTTTGGAAAATCTAAAATACGTCTACGCCCGTCGTACTTTCCATTTACAGAACCAAGTGCAGAAATAGATGTGTATTGGGGCTTAGAAACCGAAACCGATTACAAAATCACGAAAGGTACAGGTTGGTTAGAAATTGGAGGTTGTGGTATGGTAGACCCTAATGTTTTAGAAAACTGTAAAATAGACTCCACTGAATATTCAGGGTTTGCATTTGGAGTTGGTATAGACCGTATAGCGATGCTGTTACATCAAATTGGAGATATTCGTTTATTGAGTGAGAACGATGTTAGGTTTTTAGAGCAGTTTAAGAGTGCTTTGTAA
- a CDS encoding NAD(P)H-dependent glycerol-3-phosphate dehydrogenase has translation MDKPLKYAVFGAGSWATAIVKMLCENLNEVGWYMRSVYTKEHLLKEQHNPNYLSSVEFHLEQLKISNDINEMAADADVLFFVIPSAFIHSELEKLNIDISNKIIVSAVKGIIPESGLLVGEHFHEFYKIPYDNIAVIAGPCHAEEVALERLSYLTISCSDAKKAKFIANKLSSDYIKTKISDDIIGVEYAVMLKNIYAIAAGIAHGLGYGDNFQSVLMSNSIREMKRFIKKMHKMKRNINNSAYLGDLLVTGYSVFSRNRMFGNMIGKGYTVKSAQMEMNMVAEGYYATKSAHLLNQKNAKKTQLPIINAVYQVLYEGKNPKKVFKKLTDKLD, from the coding sequence ATGGATAAACCTTTAAAATATGCAGTTTTTGGAGCAGGAAGTTGGGCAACTGCTATTGTGAAAATGCTTTGTGAAAATTTAAATGAAGTTGGTTGGTATATGAGAAGTGTCTATACCAAAGAGCATTTATTAAAAGAGCAACATAATCCTAATTATTTAAGCTCGGTTGAGTTTCATTTAGAACAGCTAAAAATTAGCAATGATATTAATGAAATGGCTGCTGATGCCGATGTTTTATTTTTTGTAATTCCTTCTGCTTTTATCCATAGCGAGTTAGAAAAACTAAATATTGATATTTCTAACAAAATAATTGTTTCTGCAGTAAAAGGAATTATACCAGAATCTGGACTTCTAGTTGGTGAACATTTTCATGAGTTTTACAAAATTCCTTATGATAATATTGCCGTTATAGCTGGGCCTTGTCATGCTGAAGAAGTGGCTTTGGAACGTTTATCTTACCTAACCATTTCATGTTCGGATGCTAAAAAAGCAAAATTCATAGCTAATAAATTATCTAGTGATTACATAAAAACCAAAATTAGTGATGATATTATAGGTGTAGAATATGCTGTCATGCTAAAAAACATTTATGCTATTGCTGCCGGAATAGCGCATGGTTTGGGTTATGGGGATAATTTTCAAAGTGTACTGATGAGCAACTCTATTAGGGAAATGAAACGTTTTATTAAAAAAATGCATAAAATGAAACGTAACATCAATAACTCTGCTTATCTAGGTGATTTATTGGTAACTGGCTATTCGGTTTTTTCCAGAAATCGCATGTTTGGTAATATGATTGGTAAGGGTTACACGGTGAAATCGGCTCAAATGGAAATGAATATGGTTGCTGAAGGTTATTATGCTACAAAAAGTGCTCATTTACTTAATCAGAAAAACGCAAAAAAAACACAACTCCCAATCATTAATGCCGTTTACCAAGTTTTATATGAAGGTAAAAACCCAAAAAAAGTGTTTAAAAAATTAACTGATAAGTTAGATTAA
- a CDS encoding nicotinic acid mononucleotide adenyltransferase codes for MRTVKLLLSFALIATLFTSCYTEVHVDDEPTGISINQLLNSHEIWYVDINSTKGFGETPFLQKAFTISFRNGVIYANNNIVGLGDNGNGFGIDIGEYNAYDMVLDVSHDIDGFQTFDVFQINSNTIELYNPNNDTSYFLEGYQRSNFDYDFVFYDNIHYFLQEYEAWEKTYTSEFGAINEFDNENYLQFLAGGNDSTFQSSQDESGTAVNNLTWHYTGIYGVGDVSGDAYLKTLTLDYDFFNNEHFELSVINDGKIELFHPSSETVYEFEGRGYIQYLKNGDTKGKVKASVDKKRKYRKDKVDNPRENTRVK; via the coding sequence ATGAGGACTGTAAAATTACTACTTAGCTTTGCTTTAATAGCGACATTGTTTACATCATGTTACACAGAAGTACATGTTGATGACGAACCAACAGGGATATCTATAAATCAACTATTAAATTCGCACGAGATATGGTATGTTGATATTAATAGTACCAAAGGATTTGGTGAAACTCCTTTTTTGCAAAAAGCGTTTACGATATCTTTTAGAAATGGGGTGATATATGCAAACAACAATATAGTTGGATTAGGCGACAATGGAAATGGTTTTGGTATTGATATTGGAGAATATAATGCTTATGATATGGTTTTAGATGTTTCTCATGATATTGATGGGTTTCAAACTTTCGATGTTTTTCAAATAAATAGTAATACTATAGAGCTTTACAATCCTAATAATGACACTTCTTATTTCCTAGAAGGTTACCAACGTAGTAATTTTGATTACGATTTTGTTTTCTATGATAATATTCATTATTTCTTACAAGAATATGAAGCTTGGGAAAAGACTTACACAAGCGAGTTTGGAGCTATAAATGAGTTTGATAATGAAAATTATTTACAGTTTTTAGCTGGTGGAAATGATTCAACATTTCAAAGTTCACAGGATGAAAGTGGGACTGCTGTAAATAATCTTACATGGCATTATACAGGAATATATGGTGTTGGAGATGTTAGCGGAGATGCGTATTTGAAAACTTTAACATTAGATTATGATTTCTTCAACAATGAACACTTCGAATTGAGCGTTATAAATGATGGAAAGATAGAGTTGTTTCACCCGTCGTCTGAAACAGTTTATGAGTTTGAAGGTAGAGGGTATATACAATATCTAAAAAATGGAGATACAAAAGGGAAAGTAAAGGCTTCGGTTGATAAGAAGCGTAAGTATAGAAAAGATAAAGTAGATAACCCAAGAGAAAACACTAGGGTTAAATAA
- the lysM gene encoding peptidoglycan-binding protein LysM yields MGLFSFIKNAGAKVFGIGTTDAEDAEAAAAEALKLEKAAAEKLKQTIVDLQLQIENLNIFIDEDIAIVTGLAYDQATKEKVVLVIGNSKGIAIVDDQMTVEHTEPEAQFHTVISGDTLGKIAKEFYDDAMKYPVIFEANKPMLTDPDKIYPGQLLRIPALN; encoded by the coding sequence ATGGGATTGTTTTCATTTATTAAAAACGCTGGTGCTAAAGTATTCGGGATTGGAACAACAGATGCAGAAGATGCAGAAGCCGCTGCCGCAGAAGCACTTAAATTAGAAAAAGCTGCTGCAGAAAAACTTAAACAAACAATTGTAGATTTACAATTACAAATAGAAAACTTAAATATTTTTATTGATGAAGACATTGCTATTGTTACAGGATTGGCTTACGATCAGGCTACTAAAGAAAAAGTAGTCTTAGTTATTGGGAACTCTAAAGGAATAGCCATTGTTGATGATCAAATGACGGTAGAGCATACAGAACCTGAAGCGCAATTTCACACAGTGATTAGTGGTGATACTTTAGGGAAAATTGCAAAGGAATTTTATGATGATGCTATGAAATACCCGGTTATTTTTGAAGCTAATAAGCCGATGCTAACAGATCCAGATAAAATTTACCCAGGACAGTTATTACGTATTCCAGCCCTGAATTAG
- the nadD gene encoding nicotinate (nicotinamide) nucleotide adenylyltransferase: MKVGLYFGSFNPIHIGHLVIANHLAEYSDLDQIWFVVTPHNPFKKKSSLLDNYQRLEMVYRATKDYTKLKPCDIEFNLPQPNYTVNTLAYLQEKHPDHEFSLIMGEDNLKSFHKWRNYELILENHHIYVYPRISKNKIETQFDDHKKIHHIDAPIMELSSTFIRHAIKAGKNIKPMLPEFVWEYLDEMNFYK; the protein is encoded by the coding sequence ATGAAAGTTGGTCTATATTTTGGTTCTTTTAATCCTATTCACATTGGGCATTTAGTTATTGCCAATCATTTAGCAGAATATAGTGATTTAGACCAGATTTGGTTTGTAGTGACTCCGCATAATCCATTTAAAAAAAAGAGTAGTTTACTGGATAATTACCAACGTTTAGAAATGGTATATCGTGCTACTAAAGATTATACAAAGCTTAAGCCATGCGATATAGAATTTAATTTACCACAACCTAATTATACTGTAAATACACTTGCCTATTTACAAGAAAAACATCCAGACCACGAATTTTCATTAATTATGGGTGAAGACAATTTAAAGAGTTTTCATAAATGGAGAAACTATGAGTTAATTCTTGAGAATCATCATATTTATGTATACCCCCGTATTTCTAAAAATAAGATAGAAACACAATTCGATGATCATAAAAAAATACATCATATCGATGCCCCTATTATGGAGTTATCTTCAACATTTATACGTCATGCTATTAAAGCAGGTAAAAATATAAAACCAATGCTTCCGGAATTTGTTTGGGAATATTTAGATGAGATGAATTTTTATAAATAA
- the gmk gene encoding guanylate kinase, with protein sequence MTKQKTKNKGKLIVFSAPSGSGKTTIVRHLLGIEDLNLEFSISATSREKRGEEIDAKDYYFLSAQEFKNKIKNDEFLEWEEVYRDNFYGTLKTEVERIWAMGKHVIFDIDVSGGLRIKRKFPEETLAVFVKPPSIDELKIRLKKRKTESEDKINMRVAKASAELATAPLFDVIVVNDDLEKALENAHKLVDGFLNS encoded by the coding sequence GTTCAGGAAAAACAACCATTGTAAGACATCTATTAGGTATAGAAGATTTGAATTTAGAATTTTCCATATCGGCAACTTCCAGAGAAAAACGAGGTGAAGAAATAGATGCAAAAGATTATTATTTTTTATCGGCTCAAGAATTCAAAAACAAAATTAAAAATGATGAATTTTTAGAATGGGAAGAAGTATATCGTGATAATTTTTACGGTACTTTAAAAACTGAAGTGGAGCGTATTTGGGCTATGGGTAAACATGTTATTTTTGATATTGATGTATCTGGTGGTTTGCGTATAAAACGAAAATTCCCAGAGGAAACTTTAGCTGTTTTTGTAAAGCCACCAAGTATTGATGAGTTAAAAATTAGATTAAAAAAGCGTAAAACTGAAAGTGAAGACAAAATTAATATGCGCGTTGCGAAAGCTTCAGCAGAATTAGCAACAGCACCGTTATTTGATGTGATCGTAGTAAATGACGATTTAGAGAAAGCGCTTGAAAATGCGCATAAACTAGTTGATGGTTTTCTAAATTCTTAA